From Variimorphobacter saccharofermentans, one genomic window encodes:
- a CDS encoding TIGR03905 family TSCPD domain-containing protein → MTYKTSGVCSREITFDIDEKTNTIKEVTFLGGCSGNANGLSRLLVGMNVDDVIQKLDGVTCGFKSTSCPDQLAKALKKWRS, encoded by the coding sequence ATGACGTATAAAACATCTGGCGTATGTAGTAGAGAAATCACCTTTGACATAGACGAAAAAACCAACACCATTAAAGAGGTTACCTTTTTGGGTGGCTGTTCTGGCAATGCAAATGGACTATCCCGTCTATTAGTTGGTATGAATGTGGACGATGTGATTCAGAAGCTTGACGGTGTGACCTGTGGCTTTAAGTCTACTTCCTGCCCGGATCAATTGGCAAAAGCGTTAAAGAAGTGGAGGTCTTAA
- a CDS encoding undecaprenyldiphospho-muramoylpentapeptide beta-N-acetylglucosaminyltransferase — MKRIVLTGGGTAGHVTPCIALMPELKNCGYEIQYIGSYNGIEKKLIEEYNIPYHGISSGKLRRYFDPKNFSDPFKVVKGYFEASRLLKKIRPDIVFSKGGFVTVPVVMAAKRHKIPVIIHESDMTPGLANKLALPAAKKVCVNFPETLNYLPKDKAVLTGTPIRKELFSGNKIRGLDYCGFTANKPVILVIGGSTGSRAINEVIRGMLPTLLRDYQVIHLCGKGNLDETLKGTSGYVQYEYSKRELSDLFAATDLVISRAGANAICEILALRKPNILIPLPAASSRGDQILNAESFERQGYSYVLKEEDLSPSRLLSAIDTVMEKRQEYVDTMSKSNLNNSIETIVQLIQTVSENK, encoded by the coding sequence GTGAAACGAATTGTATTAACCGGAGGGGGAACTGCCGGCCATGTAACCCCCTGTATTGCCTTAATGCCGGAATTAAAAAATTGTGGTTATGAAATTCAATATATAGGTTCCTACAATGGGATTGAAAAGAAGCTGATTGAGGAATATAATATCCCGTATCATGGGATCTCCTCTGGAAAATTAAGAAGGTATTTTGACCCTAAGAATTTTTCAGATCCCTTTAAAGTAGTCAAAGGTTATTTTGAAGCTTCCAGGCTGCTTAAGAAAATCAGGCCGGATATTGTTTTTTCAAAAGGTGGTTTTGTTACCGTTCCGGTCGTGATGGCCGCAAAAAGGCATAAAATACCGGTAATTATACATGAATCCGATATGACCCCTGGTTTAGCCAATAAACTTGCCTTACCGGCTGCTAAAAAAGTATGTGTTAATTTCCCTGAAACTCTCAATTATTTACCGAAAGACAAGGCTGTTCTTACCGGGACCCCTATTCGCAAGGAGCTCTTTTCGGGAAATAAAATTCGAGGGCTGGATTACTGTGGTTTTACCGCTAATAAGCCCGTTATATTAGTCATTGGCGGAAGTACCGGCTCCAGAGCCATCAACGAAGTGATACGCGGTATGCTGCCCACCTTATTACGGGATTATCAGGTCATACATCTGTGTGGAAAAGGTAATCTGGATGAAACGCTAAAGGGTACCTCTGGATATGTACAATATGAATATAGCAAACGTGAATTAAGTGATTTGTTTGCAGCTACAGATTTGGTGATATCAAGGGCAGGTGCTAATGCGATATGTGAGATTCTTGCATTACGTAAGCCCAATATCCTGATACCTTTGCCAGCTGCTTCTAGTCGCGGTGATCAAATTTTAAATGCAGAATCTTTTGAACGCCAGGGTTACTCCTACGTTCTTAAAGAAGAGGATTTAAGTCCATCCCGACTCCTTTCCGCAATTGACACAGTTATGGAAAAAAGACAGGAATATGTGGATACCATGTCAAAAAGTAACCTGAATAATTCCATTGAGACCATTGTACAGCTAATACAAACTGTATCTGAAAATAAATAG
- a CDS encoding HIT family protein, giving the protein MQSSCIFCKIIAGEIPSATIYEDGDFKVIMDISPAAKGHAIILPKKHSANLFDLDNETAEKALLVARKVAVAMQTELNCDGINLLQNNGEAAGQTVFHFHIHLIPRYNGDPVQIDWKKDSYAEGEAAALAAAIASRIL; this is encoded by the coding sequence ATGCAGAGTAGTTGTATTTTCTGTAAGATTATTGCCGGAGAGATTCCTTCGGCTACGATTTATGAGGATGGAGATTTTAAGGTAATTATGGATATCTCGCCCGCAGCGAAAGGGCATGCGATAATATTACCGAAGAAACATAGTGCGAATTTATTTGATCTGGATAATGAAACTGCAGAAAAAGCATTATTGGTTGCCCGTAAAGTAGCCGTAGCGATGCAGACAGAGCTGAACTGTGACGGAATCAATCTTCTTCAGAATAATGGAGAAGCAGCAGGTCAGACGGTATTTCATTTCCATATCCACCTTATCCCCAGATATAATGGAGATCCGGTTCAGATTGATTGGAAAAAGGACAGCTACGCAGAAGGAGAGGCAGCAGCTCTTGCGGCAGCCATTGCAAGCCGAATCCTTTAA
- a CDS encoding sensor histidine kinase, whose protein sequence is MFSEYNNDTLASMVKSNPEFDTMIKTIIEQNKQTTSTFVHELRNPLSLLKGTVQYIESKHPEVKEFKYWDQMQDLINDMEHLMADVSLLNTFNYVNKENTDLITMINNIINSFMPNAITNQIKLSLTIDPSSEKYFTSYYCDAIKIKQAFGNLIKNALEATEPGNYIHISLKYIPSEEPLPSKLSFEFSNNGQPIPEGNIECIFNPFVTYKKGGTGVGLALVKKVVDLHYGTICVDSNPGKTTFLIQLPL, encoded by the coding sequence ATGTTTTCTGAATACAATAATGATACTCTGGCCAGTATGGTCAAATCCAATCCTGAATTCGATACCATGATTAAAACGATTATCGAGCAAAATAAACAGACAACCTCTACCTTTGTCCATGAGTTACGCAATCCTTTATCTCTTCTTAAAGGTACCGTACAATATATTGAATCAAAGCATCCTGAGGTAAAGGAATTCAAGTACTGGGATCAAATGCAGGACCTGATCAATGATATGGAGCATCTCATGGCTGATGTCTCGCTACTGAACACCTTTAATTACGTAAATAAAGAAAACACCGATCTCATTACTATGATAAACAATATCATCAACAGCTTTATGCCTAATGCCATTACGAATCAGATAAAATTAAGCCTTACCATAGATCCTTCCAGCGAGAAATATTTTACTTCTTACTACTGTGATGCAATTAAAATAAAGCAGGCCTTCGGAAACCTAATAAAGAACGCTTTAGAAGCTACTGAACCGGGCAATTATATCCATATATCCCTGAAGTACATACCGTCCGAAGAACCACTCCCTTCTAAGCTTTCCTTTGAATTCAGCAACAATGGCCAGCCCATTCCTGAGGGTAACATAGAATGTATCTTTAATCCCTTTGTCACTTACAAAAAGGGTGGCACTGGAGTTGGTCTTGCTCTTGTAAAGAAGGTAGTTGATCTTCATTATGGTACCATCTG